In Paenarthrobacter sp. GOM3, a single window of DNA contains:
- a CDS encoding AAA family ATPase encodes MQQTTATAGIDAPDMARAQQLVGSIVRSFENKVVGQTRLRETLVIGLLTGGHVLLESVPGLAKTTAAQAIAESVSAEFRRIQCTPDLLPSDIAGTQIFDAAKGTFVTQLGPVHANIVLLDEINRSSAKTQSAMLEAMQERQTSIGGESYPLPKPFLVLATQNPIEQEGTYRLPEAQMDRFMLKDVLDYPSPAEEAEVIRRIDAGVFNPDLKPPAAASLDAVLQVQELVRRVYIDPAIVRYIVGLAYVTRNASQYLEPQLAGLVEFGASPRASIAFSQAARALALLNGRDHVIPEDVKNLAHRILRHRIILGFDAVVEGISVETVIDAVLASVQTP; translated from the coding sequence GTGCAACAGACCACAGCCACGGCCGGCATTGATGCCCCGGACATGGCCCGTGCCCAGCAACTCGTGGGCAGCATTGTCCGCAGCTTCGAAAACAAAGTGGTGGGCCAAACCAGGTTGCGCGAGACCTTGGTCATCGGGCTCCTGACCGGCGGTCACGTGCTTCTTGAGAGCGTCCCGGGTCTTGCGAAAACCACCGCGGCCCAAGCCATAGCCGAATCGGTCAGCGCAGAGTTCCGCCGCATCCAATGCACGCCGGACCTTCTTCCCAGCGACATCGCCGGGACGCAGATCTTCGACGCGGCGAAGGGGACCTTCGTCACCCAGCTGGGCCCGGTCCACGCCAACATCGTTTTGCTTGACGAGATCAACAGATCCAGCGCAAAGACACAGAGTGCCATGTTGGAAGCCATGCAGGAACGGCAGACATCCATTGGCGGTGAGTCATATCCGCTGCCCAAGCCGTTCCTGGTGCTGGCAACGCAGAACCCCATTGAGCAGGAAGGAACCTACCGCCTTCCCGAGGCGCAGATGGACAGGTTCATGCTCAAGGACGTGCTGGACTACCCCAGCCCGGCCGAGGAAGCAGAAGTGATCCGGCGGATCGATGCGGGCGTGTTCAACCCTGACCTGAAGCCGCCCGCTGCAGCATCGTTGGATGCCGTGCTCCAGGTTCAGGAGCTGGTGCGCAGGGTTTACATCGATCCGGCCATTGTCAGGTACATCGTGGGACTGGCCTACGTCACCCGCAACGCAAGCCAGTACCTGGAACCCCAACTTGCCGGCCTGGTTGAGTTCGGTGCCAGTCCACGGGCAAGCATCGCCTTCAGCCAGGCGGCAAGGGCCTTGGCCCTGCTCAACGGCCGCGACCACGTCATCCCGGAGGACGTCAAGAACCTCGCCCACCGCATCCTGCGTCACCGCATCATTCTCGGATTCGATGCCGTAGTGGAGGGCATCTCGGTGGAAACCGTCATTGATGCCGTCCTGGCGTCGGTCCAGACGCCGTAA
- a CDS encoding carbohydrate ABC transporter permease: protein MSQLRAPSATKRTTPGTGSRRRAKLGADIALALVGVCFVVPLLWLVLAAVDPQASYQAKVPETPSLDNFRAVLTPELLFRPLANSFLLSAGTALVNVLAAVLAAYPLSRYQSRFNKPFLYTVLFGTSLPVTAIMVPVYGLFVQLHLLDSMAATIFFMATTTLPMAIWMTKNFMDSVPLELEEAAWIDGASPLVALRTIVLPLMRQGLGVVSIFVFIQAWGNFFVPFILLLSTGKQPASVSIFSFFGQHGAIAYGQLAAFSILYSVPVLVLYALVSRGMGNSFALSGAMKG, encoded by the coding sequence ATGAGCCAGCTGCGGGCGCCATCGGCGACAAAGCGTACGACGCCGGGAACCGGCTCACGCCGTCGGGCGAAGCTGGGTGCGGATATCGCCTTGGCCCTTGTCGGGGTGTGTTTCGTGGTGCCTTTGCTGTGGTTGGTGCTTGCCGCCGTCGATCCCCAAGCCAGCTACCAGGCCAAGGTGCCCGAAACGCCGTCGTTGGATAATTTTCGTGCCGTACTGACTCCAGAGCTGTTGTTCCGGCCCCTTGCCAACAGTTTCCTGCTCTCGGCCGGCACCGCACTGGTGAACGTGTTGGCTGCGGTCCTGGCGGCCTACCCGTTGTCCCGGTACCAGTCACGGTTTAACAAGCCGTTCCTCTATACGGTCCTGTTCGGTACATCGTTGCCCGTGACCGCCATCATGGTTCCGGTCTACGGTCTGTTCGTCCAGCTGCACCTGCTTGATTCCATGGCTGCGACCATCTTTTTCATGGCCACCACCACCTTGCCCATGGCGATCTGGATGACGAAGAACTTCATGGACTCGGTTCCCCTGGAACTTGAGGAGGCCGCCTGGATCGACGGTGCATCGCCCTTGGTGGCGTTGCGCACCATCGTGCTGCCCCTGATGAGGCAGGGCCTGGGCGTGGTGTCGATCTTCGTGTTCATCCAGGCGTGGGGGAACTTCTTCGTCCCCTTTATCCTGCTGCTGTCCACGGGAAAGCAACCGGCATCGGTGTCGATCTTCAGCTTCTTTGGCCAGCACGGCGCCATAGCCTACGGGCAGCTGGCGGCTTTTTCGATCCTGTATTCAGTTCCGGTGCTGGTCCTGTATGCCCTGGTGTCCCGGGGCATGGGGAACTCGTTTGCCCTGTCCGGCGCCATGAAAGGGTAG
- a CDS encoding carbohydrate ABC transporter permease yields MRIRRFLRLLPVVPSIVLLMVFLLAPVVWSFYASFTDAALSGKGARDPQWVGVDNYARMAGDDSFPLAAWLTVVFVMASAVIGQSALGLLIALLMTRSRRVVSSWVGTVVVAAWVLPEIVAAFAAYAYFNRDGTLNQILGGVGIQGPDWLYSFPMVAIILANTWRGTAFSMLVYRAALADIPRDVTEAALMDGARGWQRLAFITLPLIRSSIATNLMLITLQTLAVFTLIWVMTAGGPANASTTLPVLAYQEAFKFGDIGYGTAVASVLIVLGMVFGAVYVQLLRDKRA; encoded by the coding sequence ATGAGGATCCGCCGCTTCCTGCGGCTCCTGCCAGTGGTCCCCTCCATCGTGCTGCTGATGGTGTTCCTGCTGGCTCCGGTGGTGTGGTCGTTCTACGCATCATTCACCGACGCTGCCTTGTCCGGGAAAGGAGCCAGGGACCCCCAGTGGGTGGGCGTGGACAACTACGCCCGAATGGCTGGTGATGACTCCTTTCCCTTGGCCGCTTGGCTGACAGTGGTGTTCGTCATGGCATCGGCCGTGATTGGCCAGAGCGCCTTGGGCTTGCTGATAGCACTGCTGATGACCCGCTCGCGCCGCGTCGTGTCGTCATGGGTGGGAACGGTGGTGGTGGCGGCCTGGGTGCTTCCGGAGATCGTTGCAGCCTTTGCCGCTTACGCCTACTTCAACCGGGACGGGACGCTCAACCAGATCCTGGGTGGCGTGGGCATCCAGGGCCCGGATTGGCTGTATTCCTTCCCCATGGTGGCGATCATCCTTGCAAATACCTGGCGCGGCACGGCCTTCTCCATGCTGGTGTACCGGGCCGCGCTGGCGGACATTCCCCGGGACGTCACCGAGGCAGCCCTGATGGACGGAGCCAGGGGTTGGCAGCGCCTGGCATTCATTACCCTCCCGCTGATCCGGAGCAGCATAGCCACCAACCTGATGCTGATCACGCTGCAAACCCTCGCTGTCTTCACCCTGATCTGGGTGATGACAGCCGGGGGACCAGCCAACGCCAGCACTACCCTGCCGGTGCTGGCCTACCAGGAGGCTTTCAAGTTCGGTGACATCGGTTATGGAACGGCGGTGGCTTCCGTGCTGATCGTGTTGGGCATGGTTTTTGGCGCGGTGTACGTACAGCTCCTGCGGGATAAGCGCGCATGA